From Pedobacter indicus, a single genomic window includes:
- a CDS encoding TonB-dependent receptor, which translates to MKSFYRILKFNLLFMLVFALSASAEIKAQDVSLHVKSGTLATVFLQISEQTGYKFIYDDALISKVPKVSVQVKNKDVSEVLGEVLEDTGFGFEIIEETVVVSRRSAQSAPANTASKESHQQTIQGRVVDVDGNSLPGATVSVQGKAGSAVVTDANGNFSIVAQEGDIIEASFIGYNPKRATVTEGSSVTILLEPSYAELGEVVVIGYGTMKKRDVTGAVAQVKGVDLKNMPVRNATEALQGKTSGVTVTSTGGSPGTPPAVRIRGIGTVNNNNPLYVVDGLPQTDIGWLNSNDIESMEILKDASASAIYGTRAANGVVMITTKRGKMGGDVLRSNVTFDAYYGIQNPVKTYEMMNASEFMDYKNLANQNAGLDPYFTASQKNQVLDFLRSNFGNDEGTNWWEEINQENAPVQSYNVTLSGGVKGLAYNSSIGYMDQKGIIEGSDYDRISWRTNFDHDLKDWFKLSGNVGIVSESRRNVLEGSPGFNTAFIAFVADPISPVFRTGLSNIPSFLEDAFFMNEIDPNNPYSFYSPILMTNKENPASQVNIYKDNVWKGLQLKGGLAADIQITDYLKYRGSFGLDLSRGGSDGFSPRYRLDNEQFVTDATVSKFVSQSDYWVLENTLTFEKSFDDHNVMVMVGASAEETKYEETGASKQGLVTNDESQRIINAGTINPGASGYKSESALASYFSRAFYSYKNRYLFTANFRRDGSSNFGDGQKWGNFPSFSAGWVFSDEDFMENLTWLTTGKLRASWGQIGNQAIGGGAYRNTYSGNLGYYLFGVHDPYLRGGNNYRGNPNVRWETTEQTDIGVELSLFDGKVDVVADWFQKTTDGMLLNVPLPTYLGFPNYPWTNAGIVENKGLELDVAYHNNDGEFQYTISGNLFTFKNEVISLGGGEPILGGGWINYTTTRTEERMPIGYFYGLKTDGIFQSQAEVDNYFQEGARPGDLRFVDVNSDGKIDNNDRTNIGDPFPDFSYGLNFSSAYKDFDFLVSIQGTVGNEIMNIKKIDMNSGVGWYNAPKDLMKKAWSPTNPSNEQFAINATNTNNLQISDWLVEDGSYMRLKNIQVGYSLPQSVVTKAGINRVRFWAGAYNLLTITNYTGLDPEIGSSSPLSSGVDQGYYPLAKSFMFGINATF; encoded by the coding sequence ATGAAATCTTTTTATCGCATTTTAAAGTTTAACCTGCTCTTCATGCTGGTTTTTGCTTTGTCTGCTTCTGCGGAGATTAAGGCGCAAGACGTCTCTCTCCATGTAAAAAGTGGTACGTTGGCGACTGTTTTTTTACAGATATCCGAACAGACAGGCTACAAGTTTATTTATGATGATGCACTGATATCAAAAGTGCCAAAAGTATCTGTACAAGTTAAAAATAAAGACGTATCCGAAGTGCTGGGGGAGGTGTTAGAAGACACTGGCTTTGGTTTTGAAATCATTGAAGAAACGGTAGTGGTCAGTCGTCGAAGTGCTCAATCCGCTCCCGCAAACACCGCCTCAAAAGAAAGTCACCAACAAACCATTCAGGGCCGCGTTGTGGATGTAGATGGTAATAGCTTGCCCGGCGCAACTGTTTCTGTTCAGGGTAAAGCTGGCAGTGCAGTTGTAACCGACGCAAATGGTAATTTTTCTATCGTTGCGCAAGAAGGAGACATTATTGAAGCTAGTTTTATTGGCTATAATCCAAAACGAGCAACCGTTACCGAAGGATCCAGCGTGACGATCTTACTTGAACCATCATATGCCGAGCTGGGTGAAGTAGTCGTAATAGGGTATGGTACAATGAAAAAGCGGGATGTAACCGGTGCCGTGGCTCAGGTGAAAGGAGTTGATTTAAAGAATATGCCTGTACGGAACGCCACCGAAGCATTACAAGGTAAGACCTCAGGAGTTACTGTGACGTCGACTGGTGGCAGTCCCGGTACACCACCCGCAGTACGAATCCGCGGTATTGGAACGGTCAATAACAATAACCCTTTGTATGTCGTTGACGGCCTTCCTCAGACCGATATCGGTTGGCTAAACTCAAATGATATTGAATCTATGGAAATCCTAAAAGATGCTTCTGCATCTGCGATCTACGGTACGCGCGCAGCAAATGGTGTTGTGATGATCACAACAAAGCGCGGCAAAATGGGAGGCGATGTGCTTCGAAGTAATGTTACTTTTGATGCCTATTATGGTATTCAAAATCCCGTTAAGACCTATGAAATGATGAATGCGTCTGAATTTATGGATTATAAAAACTTGGCAAACCAAAACGCCGGCTTAGATCCTTACTTTACTGCATCTCAAAAAAATCAAGTACTCGATTTCCTGCGGTCAAATTTTGGTAATGACGAAGGGACAAACTGGTGGGAAGAGATTAACCAGGAAAATGCTCCTGTTCAAAGTTATAATGTAACCCTTTCCGGTGGCGTAAAAGGCCTAGCATATAATTCAAGTATCGGTTATATGGATCAAAAAGGTATTATCGAGGGTTCAGATTATGATCGGATCAGTTGGCGTACGAACTTTGATCATGATTTAAAAGATTGGTTCAAATTATCAGGTAATGTCGGTATCGTTAGTGAGAGTAGAAGAAATGTGCTGGAAGGCAGCCCGGGTTTCAACACAGCTTTTATCGCGTTCGTCGCCGATCCTATTTCGCCAGTTTTTCGTACGGGTCTAAGCAATATTCCCTCGTTTCTGGAAGATGCTTTTTTTATGAATGAGATCGATCCAAATAATCCTTATTCTTTTTATAGCCCGATACTGATGACTAATAAAGAGAATCCTGCATCACAGGTGAATATCTATAAGGATAACGTATGGAAAGGCTTGCAGTTGAAAGGTGGATTGGCGGCGGATATTCAGATTACCGATTACTTGAAATACAGAGGAAGCTTCGGTTTGGACCTGAGTCGAGGTGGTTCTGACGGATTTAGTCCCCGCTACCGCTTGGACAATGAACAATTCGTTACAGATGCAACTGTGAGCAAATTTGTCAGTCAGAGCGATTACTGGGTGCTTGAAAACACATTGACTTTCGAGAAAAGTTTCGATGATCATAATGTTATGGTCATGGTTGGTGCTTCAGCAGAGGAAACTAAATACGAAGAGACAGGAGCATCTAAACAAGGCTTGGTTACAAACGATGAAAGTCAACGAATCATCAACGCAGGTACGATCAATCCCGGCGCTTCCGGTTACAAATCCGAAAGTGCACTGGCATCTTATTTCAGCCGCGCTTTCTATTCCTATAAAAATCGTTATCTGTTTACAGCAAACTTCAGAAGAGACGGTTCGTCCAACTTTGGTGATGGTCAAAAATGGGGAAATTTCCCCTCGTTTTCGGCAGGCTGGGTTTTCTCGGATGAAGATTTTATGGAGAATCTGACTTGGCTGACCACTGGTAAGTTGCGCGCGAGTTGGGGTCAGATCGGAAATCAGGCTATTGGTGGTGGAGCTTATCGAAACACCTATTCAGGAAATCTCGGATATTATTTATTCGGTGTTCACGATCCCTATCTACGCGGCGGAAATAATTACCGCGGTAACCCGAATGTGCGCTGGGAAACAACAGAGCAGACGGATATCGGTGTAGAGCTTTCTTTATTTGATGGAAAGGTAGATGTGGTGGCAGATTGGTTTCAGAAAACGACCGATGGAATGTTATTGAATGTTCCTTTGCCGACTTATCTTGGTTTCCCTAACTATCCATGGACCAATGCCGGTATCGTAGAGAATAAGGGATTGGAACTGGATGTCGCCTACCATAATAATGACGGTGAATTTCAATACACTATCTCCGGTAACCTCTTCACATTTAAAAATGAAGTAATCAGTTTGGGCGGTGGTGAACCGATTTTGGGCGGTGGATGGATCAACTATACCACAACACGCACCGAAGAACGAATGCCTATTGGGTATTTCTACGGACTCAAAACAGATGGTATTTTCCAAAGCCAGGCCGAGGTCGATAATTATTTTCAGGAAGGTGCACGACCAGGTGATCTGCGCTTTGTCGATGTCAATAGCGATGGGAAAATCGATAACAATGACCGAACCAATATTGGAGATCCTTTCCCCGACTTTTCCTATGGCTTAAACTTCAGCTCTGCTTATAAGGATTTCGACTTCCTTGTGAGTATTCAGGGAACGGTAGGAAACGAAATTATGAATATCAAGAAAATAGATATGAACTCGGGCGTGGGCTGGTATAATGCACCTAAAGATCTGATGAAGAAAGCCTGGTCGCCGACAAACCCAAGTAATGAACAGTTTGCTATCAACGCAACGAATACAAATAACTTGCAGATTTCTGACTGGTTGGTTGAAGATGGAAGCTATATGAGGCTGAAAAATATTCAGGTAGGTTATTCGCTACCTCAGTCGGTTGTAACAAAAGCTGGTATTAACCGCGTACGTTTCTGGGCGGGTGCTTATAACTTGTTGACTATCACTAATTATACAGGTTTAGATCCAGAGATTGGAAGTTCCTCGCCGTTGAGTAGTGGTGTGGATCAGGGCTATTACCCATTAGCAAAATCATTTATGTTCGGCATCAATGCAACTTTTTAA
- a CDS encoding nucleoside permease — translation MKGSIRIRLSFLMFFEYFIWGTWYVTMGTYLFSNFDATAVQVGSSYANLSIAAIISPFFVGLIADRFFAAQKVLGVLHLAGAATLFYVSTVTEFNGFWWLILLYTLLYMPTMSLANSVSFHQIKDGGKEFPFIRAFGTLGWIASGLLIGFMGLESSVWTFRIAAVASLLLGVFSFCLPSTPVKKRKNASLSSILGLDALTLFKSRSFSVFFFSSIAICIPLSFYYSFTNSFLNDIGMVNAASKMTLGQVSEFLFILLIPLLFRRLGVKMMIIIGIVAWIVRYVLFAFGNVEAELWMLYGGIILHGICYDFFFVTGQIYTDKKAGESIKSAAQGIVTFATYGVGMLIGSYLSGMVTERFAANPGSEFNYNWKMVWLAPCAISFIVLIIFALFFNDRSFEKQGNTSKLT, via the coding sequence ATGAAGGGCTCGATCCGCATAAGATTGTCATTTCTTATGTTTTTTGAATATTTTATTTGGGGAACTTGGTATGTAACCATGGGGACTTACCTCTTCTCCAATTTTGATGCTACTGCGGTGCAGGTTGGCTCTTCATACGCGAATCTGTCGATCGCTGCAATCATTTCCCCATTTTTTGTCGGGTTGATTGCTGATCGCTTTTTTGCAGCCCAAAAAGTATTGGGCGTGCTGCATCTCGCTGGTGCCGCAACGCTCTTCTATGTAAGTACAGTTACGGAATTTAACGGGTTTTGGTGGTTGATATTGCTTTACACATTATTGTACATGCCAACTATGTCACTTGCCAACTCTGTTTCCTTTCATCAAATTAAAGATGGTGGTAAGGAGTTTCCATTTATCCGTGCGTTCGGTACACTCGGGTGGATTGCATCCGGACTGTTAATAGGCTTTATGGGACTAGAGAGTTCGGTGTGGACCTTCCGGATAGCTGCTGTTGCTTCTCTATTGTTAGGTGTTTTCAGTTTCTGCTTACCTAGCACGCCAGTGAAAAAAAGAAAGAATGCAAGCCTATCTTCAATTTTAGGTTTAGATGCTTTAACCTTATTTAAGAGTCGCTCTTTTTCTGTTTTCTTTTTCTCTTCAATCGCTATCTGCATTCCGTTATCATTCTATTATAGCTTCACCAATTCCTTTTTGAATGATATAGGCATGGTCAATGCAGCAAGTAAAATGACTTTGGGTCAAGTCTCTGAATTTTTATTTATCCTATTGATCCCTTTGCTGTTCCGCCGCTTAGGTGTAAAAATGATGATCATTATTGGTATCGTCGCCTGGATTGTCCGTTATGTATTATTTGCCTTCGGTAACGTAGAAGCCGAGTTATGGATGCTTTATGGTGGAATTATTTTGCATGGTATCTGCTATGACTTCTTTTTTGTTACTGGTCAGATCTATACAGACAAGAAAGCCGGTGAATCGATCAAAAGTGCTGCGCAAGGTATTGTTACCTTTGCTACCTATGGCGTTGGTATGCTCATTGGTTCCTACTTGTCCGGAATGGTAACGGAACGATTTGCCGCTAATCCAGGAAGTGAATTCAATTATAACTGGAAAATGGTATGGCTTGCCCCATGTGCAATCTCCTTCATCGTTTTAATTATCTTTGCCTTGTTTTTTAATGATAGATCGTTTGAAAAGCAAGGCAACACTAGTAAATTAACTTAA
- a CDS encoding RagB/SusD family nutrient uptake outer membrane protein has product MKTHQYILGASIVALSLGACSESFLDRDPLGSLAEEEYFQTDNAAMKLITDCYGPMLDGWGYTVNKIALGDESVDNADGGGSDPGDRPQTIEVGRGRPLASNALLQEAWSNRFLGIGKANLAIQNIEANWDKLIANGTSVSEETKARYIAEAKFLRAWYYFDLVWVFKEVPLIVEPQDPEARVPKSSTEDLRIQIYKDLDEAIAVASFPRSSEMPREEKGRANKDAAYALKARAALFFAGLMEAGKMNGNADEEYVVAKAAAEQVVLHGNLSLLPDFQDLFRGDYQVGPFSEESILPVIRAYLPEVNFGGDAFAIMNVGRNNVGGWGGNTPTRDLASEYEVEDPRKMFTIISHGDIFKTASGGEEVHNYRGYYNDFNLQHSRKAFVPQQYRVQGNLQRSNWGPYWIRYSEVLLIYAEALLKTNASPTEVVKYINEVRRRAFVTSSKTDEPAIFRKFQEGLKPISESEFTSKFAVKPTDNLMEAIKHERRVELALEGFRLYDLVRWNEYAPVMKAFYTKYGFADKGINAGENSWPFPIPQTEIDRSNGILEQNSNY; this is encoded by the coding sequence ATGAAAACACATCAATATATTTTAGGAGCAAGTATCGTGGCACTTTCATTGGGTGCTTGCAGTGAGTCATTTCTTGATAGGGATCCACTGGGAAGTTTGGCCGAAGAAGAATATTTCCAAACAGATAACGCGGCTATGAAGCTGATAACGGACTGTTATGGTCCTATGCTTGATGGATGGGGATATACAGTTAACAAGATCGCTTTGGGAGATGAATCTGTCGATAACGCCGACGGTGGAGGCTCCGATCCCGGCGATCGGCCGCAAACAATCGAAGTTGGTCGCGGTCGCCCTTTAGCTTCCAATGCGCTTTTGCAGGAAGCCTGGAGTAACCGATTTCTTGGAATCGGAAAAGCGAACCTGGCGATTCAGAATATCGAAGCGAATTGGGATAAGCTGATCGCCAACGGAACCAGCGTTTCAGAAGAGACGAAAGCCAGGTATATTGCAGAGGCGAAATTTCTCAGAGCCTGGTATTATTTTGATCTGGTTTGGGTGTTTAAAGAAGTTCCTTTAATTGTAGAACCTCAGGATCCAGAAGCCAGAGTACCCAAAAGTAGCACCGAAGATTTGAGGATACAGATCTATAAAGATTTGGATGAAGCAATTGCCGTTGCTTCTTTTCCGCGTAGTTCGGAGATGCCAAGAGAAGAGAAGGGGAGAGCAAACAAAGATGCTGCTTATGCCCTTAAAGCCAGAGCAGCTTTATTTTTCGCTGGCCTAATGGAAGCAGGTAAAATGAACGGGAATGCAGACGAAGAATATGTAGTCGCCAAAGCTGCCGCTGAACAGGTCGTTCTGCATGGTAACTTGAGTCTTCTGCCGGACTTTCAGGATCTGTTTAGAGGAGATTATCAAGTCGGCCCTTTTTCCGAAGAGTCGATCCTCCCTGTGATCAGAGCCTACCTGCCTGAAGTAAACTTTGGAGGCGATGCTTTTGCTATTATGAATGTTGGTCGAAACAATGTTGGCGGATGGGGTGGTAATACGCCAACTCGCGACCTCGCAAGTGAATATGAAGTTGAAGATCCACGTAAAATGTTCACCATCATCAGCCACGGTGATATTTTCAAGACAGCAAGTGGTGGCGAGGAAGTACACAATTACCGAGGTTACTATAATGATTTTAATTTGCAACACAGCCGAAAAGCCTTCGTGCCACAGCAATATCGCGTACAAGGCAATTTGCAGCGAAGCAATTGGGGGCCTTATTGGATTCGCTATTCCGAAGTGCTGCTAATCTATGCAGAGGCATTGTTAAAAACCAATGCCAGTCCCACAGAAGTTGTGAAATATATCAACGAAGTTCGTAGACGAGCATTTGTGACAAGTTCCAAAACCGATGAACCAGCGATATTTAGAAAGTTCCAAGAAGGACTGAAACCGATAAGCGAATCGGAATTTACCAGTAAATTTGCGGTAAAACCGACTGATAATTTGATGGAGGCCATTAAACATGAGCGTAGGGTTGAATTAGCCTTAGAAGGTTTCCGACTATATGACTTGGTGCGGTGGAACGAATACGCGCCGGTAATGAAAGCCTTCTATACAAAATATGGGTTTGCTGATAAAGGAATTAATGCAGGAGAAAACAGCTGGCCATTTCCAATCCCACAAACCGAAATCGATCGGTCAAACGGCATCTTAGAACAAAATTCCAATTATTAA
- a CDS encoding Gfo/Idh/MocA family protein: protein MNPIRVLVVGCGNMGASHATAYHHLEGFEICGLVARGESKVSLNNKLGGGYELFTDYEEALKKTKPDAVCISTYPDTHEAYAIRAFENGCHVFVEKPLADTIEGSIRVAEAAKRYNKKLVVGYILRYHPSWERFIELSQELGKPLVMRMNLNQQSHGVMWDVHRNLMKSLSPIVDCGVHYIDVMCQMTNSKPLQVTAIGARLTDDIPADNYNYGQLQIRFEDGSVGWYEAAWGPMISETAFFVKDVMGPKGSVSIVAKEASGSGKSDSVESHTKTESLRYHYADIDEKNAFVKEDRWIDLEDEPDHQELCNREQRFFLKAIRENIDLSSSIEDAINSLRIAFACDESVRTGQVVKLT from the coding sequence ATGAATCCTATTCGAGTTTTAGTTGTTGGTTGTGGTAATATGGGTGCTTCCCATGCCACTGCTTATCATCATTTGGAAGGTTTTGAAATATGTGGTTTGGTTGCCAGAGGCGAAAGTAAAGTCAGCCTAAACAATAAACTGGGTGGAGGCTACGAACTCTTTACCGATTACGAAGAGGCTTTGAAAAAAACCAAACCCGATGCTGTTTGCATTTCTACTTACCCTGATACCCATGAAGCTTATGCTATCCGGGCTTTTGAAAATGGTTGCCATGTATTTGTTGAGAAGCCTCTAGCAGATACAATTGAGGGCTCAATTCGCGTGGCAGAAGCAGCTAAAAGGTATAATAAGAAACTAGTTGTCGGTTATATTCTACGTTATCACCCGTCTTGGGAACGTTTTATCGAATTAAGTCAGGAACTCGGCAAACCCTTGGTTATGCGGATGAATCTGAACCAACAAAGTCACGGTGTCATGTGGGATGTGCATCGCAACCTGATGAAAAGCCTGAGCCCGATTGTCGACTGCGGCGTGCATTATATCGATGTGATGTGCCAGATGACGAATTCCAAACCGCTACAGGTGACGGCCATTGGTGCACGATTGACTGATGATATCCCAGCAGATAATTATAATTACGGACAGCTTCAAATCCGTTTTGAAGATGGATCGGTCGGTTGGTATGAAGCGGCTTGGGGACCGATGATCAGCGAAACTGCATTCTTTGTAAAGGATGTTATGGGGCCAAAAGGTTCGGTTTCCATCGTTGCTAAGGAAGCAAGCGGTTCGGGTAAGTCGGACTCTGTTGAATCACATACAAAAACCGAATCCTTGCGATACCATTATGCAGATATTGATGAGAAAAATGCATTTGTCAAAGAAGATCGGTGGATTGATCTGGAAGATGAACCCGACCATCAAGAGCTCTGCAACCGAGAACAACGGTTTTTCTTAAAAGCCATCCGAGAGAACATCGATTTATCCTCCTCCATCGAAGACGCTATCAATAGTCTCAGAATTGCTTTTGCATGTGATGAGTCGGTCAGGACGGGCCAAGTTGTGAAATTAACTTAA
- a CDS encoding PQQ-dependent sugar dehydrogenase produces the protein MKQSHAILFLLLSLIIVSCKPSRKQVNVLYFSTQTESGSLNDIRSVTEGWNIISSSDPVIFSEDSITDISAIVLRVSDLNQLDHRAIPRLKRYLEAGGGGIIALRDTALVDKGWPWLKNWMAQENGAMIDQDQGRLAVLDANYTAEELTAALDFVIGKNKMPDFDDLATLAVPDSSRYTREVLVEGLDEPLQMAILPNKNILFVERKGGIKLYEEANGETKSIANIDVFSGIEDGLLGVAADPNFEKNHWIYLYYAVGGDESINRLARYELHGDSLALGTETKVLEIPTQRIYCCHAAGYVAFDNDGLLYLAVGDNTNAEETEGFTPVDERSGRSLSDDQATAANTDDLRGKILRIRPLDDGGYAIPDGNLFPKDGSGGRPEIYMMGARNPFRFSVDSKNGYLYFGEVGPDTKVKASTGELMSFDEINQVREPGFFGWPYFLGNNEVFPMYDYETKIPGPGKDPAKPINDSPNNTGERELPPAQPAMIWYGKGDSKEFPLVGSGGASAMAGPVYYRSDFTDAPYSLSEYYDGKLFIYEWIRGWIMAVTFDEDDNYLRMEPFLDHLSFDAPVDFQFADDGSIYILEYGTNWFSKNTNARLLRIQYVEGNRAPKAEIEIDKQYGAAPMKVNLSASGSSDYDAEDQLSYEWRIDGKTLAGEELSYTFDKNGIYEVSLTVTDDQGDSGKATSKVFVGNTPPDVAIHTKANRSFYWDGVDLDYDIQVADKEEDIDPSRINISFGFIPHGRDAATILTGSQDVSSLQYIRGKQMIAALDCKSCHSLEQESVGPTYLAIAARYNGEPNAKKQLAEKIIKGGSGNWGERAMTPHPAISNEEAEEMVNYILSLTDEQSSLPLQDVIPLKEHESKGDEGAYLLNATYRDRGANGIDELQSRDYILLKSPLVQVEEFDEGNLRIGTITTQALSYALGIVDGKYMKFNAIDLSHVKNLTYRIQPNGAGGTIELRTGSMDGEILSSLQIPAASGDISKIGWKEFSAPLKDSQGHQDLYFVFKGGDQGFFNIDWIRFDR, from the coding sequence ATGAAACAAAGCCACGCCATCCTATTTTTACTACTTTCTCTAATCATCGTCAGTTGCAAGCCGAGCAGGAAGCAAGTGAATGTTCTTTATTTTTCGACTCAAACAGAAAGTGGGTCACTGAATGATATTCGTTCAGTGACCGAAGGCTGGAATATTATCAGCAGCTCGGATCCTGTAATTTTTTCTGAGGATTCTATCACAGATATTAGCGCCATTGTTCTGCGGGTGAGCGATCTGAATCAACTGGATCACCGTGCAATACCACGTTTAAAGCGCTACCTCGAAGCCGGTGGTGGCGGAATAATCGCTCTTCGTGATACTGCGCTGGTAGATAAAGGGTGGCCTTGGCTGAAAAATTGGATGGCGCAGGAGAATGGTGCGATGATCGATCAGGATCAAGGCCGCCTGGCTGTTCTAGACGCGAACTATACAGCAGAAGAGTTGACTGCTGCGTTGGACTTTGTCATTGGCAAAAACAAAATGCCTGACTTTGATGACTTGGCAACGTTGGCGGTTCCCGACAGCAGCCGCTATACCCGTGAGGTTCTGGTCGAGGGGCTTGATGAACCACTTCAAATGGCAATTCTGCCAAATAAAAATATTTTATTTGTTGAGAGAAAAGGTGGAATAAAACTTTATGAGGAAGCAAATGGCGAAACAAAAAGTATTGCCAATATCGATGTGTTCAGTGGTATTGAGGATGGTTTATTGGGTGTCGCGGCAGACCCAAATTTCGAAAAGAACCACTGGATCTATCTGTATTATGCCGTAGGTGGCGATGAATCGATCAACCGTCTGGCTCGTTATGAATTGCATGGAGATAGTCTTGCGCTAGGTACCGAAACCAAGGTATTGGAGATACCCACACAGCGTATCTATTGCTGTCACGCAGCAGGTTATGTCGCTTTTGATAACGACGGTTTGCTTTATTTAGCAGTAGGGGACAATACCAACGCAGAGGAAACCGAAGGTTTTACACCGGTAGATGAGCGATCGGGTCGCTCGCTTTCTGATGATCAGGCTACGGCTGCTAATACCGATGATCTCCGGGGGAAAATTCTGCGTATCCGACCTCTTGATGACGGTGGCTATGCCATCCCCGACGGGAATCTGTTTCCAAAGGATGGGTCGGGTGGCCGACCGGAAATCTATATGATGGGGGCACGAAACCCTTTCCGGTTTAGTGTAGATTCAAAAAATGGCTATCTCTATTTCGGCGAGGTAGGGCCTGATACAAAGGTAAAAGCCAGTACAGGCGAGCTTATGAGTTTCGATGAAATTAACCAAGTCCGGGAACCGGGCTTCTTTGGTTGGCCTTATTTTCTGGGAAATAATGAGGTGTTTCCGATGTACGATTATGAAACGAAGATACCAGGACCCGGAAAGGATCCTGCAAAGCCAATCAATGATTCACCCAACAATACGGGTGAGCGCGAGCTGCCACCTGCTCAACCAGCTATGATATGGTATGGGAAAGGTGATTCCAAAGAATTTCCCTTAGTGGGCAGTGGCGGGGCCAGCGCAATGGCCGGTCCTGTTTATTATCGGTCGGATTTTACCGACGCTCCTTATTCTTTATCTGAATATTACGACGGAAAACTGTTTATCTACGAATGGATACGCGGGTGGATCATGGCGGTGACTTTTGATGAAGATGATAATTATTTGCGAATGGAGCCTTTCCTGGATCACCTGAGCTTTGATGCGCCAGTCGACTTTCAGTTTGCAGACGACGGTTCGATTTACATATTGGAATACGGAACTAATTGGTTTTCAAAGAACACCAATGCCAGATTGCTTCGTATCCAGTATGTTGAAGGAAACCGGGCACCAAAAGCTGAAATTGAAATCGACAAACAGTATGGCGCTGCACCAATGAAGGTAAACCTCTCTGCTAGCGGGTCGAGCGACTATGATGCTGAAGATCAACTGAGCTACGAGTGGCGGATTGATGGAAAGACACTAGCAGGCGAGGAGCTAAGCTATACGTTTGACAAAAACGGAATCTATGAAGTCAGTTTAACTGTTACGGACGATCAGGGCGACAGCGGTAAGGCGACAAGTAAGGTTTTCGTCGGAAATACACCACCGGACGTGGCTATCCATACCAAAGCAAACCGTTCTTTTTATTGGGATGGGGTGGATCTGGATTATGATATCCAAGTGGCTGATAAGGAAGAGGATATCGATCCTTCGCGTATCAATATTTCCTTCGGATTCATCCCACATGGTCGCGACGCTGCTACTATTTTAACTGGCAGTCAGGATGTTTCCAGTCTCCAGTACATTCGAGGCAAGCAGATGATTGCTGCGCTTGATTGTAAATCTTGCCACTCACTAGAGCAGGAGTCGGTCGGGCCAACGTATTTAGCTATCGCTGCACGCTACAATGGTGAACCTAATGCAAAGAAGCAGCTGGCTGAAAAAATCATCAAAGGGGGCAGCGGTAATTGGGGTGAAAGAGCTATGACACCTCACCCAGCAATCTCCAACGAGGAAGCCGAAGAAATGGTGAACTACATTTTATCCTTAACCGATGAACAGTCCAGCTTGCCTCTGCAGGATGTGATTCCACTGAAAGAACATGAAAGCAAAGGAGATGAGGGGGCCTATTTGCTCAATGCGACCTATCGAGATCGTGGAGCGAATGGCATCGATGAACTACAGAGTCGCGATTATATCCTGCTGAAAAGCCCGCTTGTACAAGTCGAAGAGTTTGATGAGGGAAATTTGCGGATTGGAACTATTACTACGCAAGCTCTTTCTTACGCTCTAGGTATTGTCGATGGTAAATATATGAAATTCAACGCAATTGACCTGAGTCATGTAAAGAACCTAACTTATCGGATACAACCAAACGGTGCTGGAGGAACAATTGAGCTGCGAACTGGAAGCATGGATGGTGAAATTCTAAGCAGCCTGCAAATTCCCGCAGCTTCAGGCGACATCAGTAAGATTGGATGGAAAGAATTTTCAGCGCCACTGAAGGATAGCCAAGGACATCAGGACTTGTATTTTGTATTTAAAGGGGGCGATCAAGGCTTTTTCAATATAGATTGGATCAGGTTTGACCGATAG